A window from Vanessa cardui chromosome 21, ilVanCard2.1, whole genome shotgun sequence encodes these proteins:
- the LOC124539106 gene encoding uncharacterized protein LOC124539106: MIFTIALLATDLPIVVYFLVFYATKIRLITLRKYINNENFNINKTQFLYKYLIDSVENIKTIFDHIFIITLMTNIPDLMVSIYIIIRQMKFGTASTLAYAAEFLTTTMLFLKMFAPAIEAGLLSTEIYKIKVILHDKLLVEEELNRFINYVEVRPFKFNVIKIINLDATFPVAVLNLCITYLIISLQLTHFY; this comes from the exons ATGATCTTTACAATAGCTCTATTGGCTACCGACTTACCGATTGTCGTATATTTTTTGGTGTTTTATGCTACAAAAATCAGATTGATAACTCTGagaaaatacataaacaatgaAAACTTCAACATAAACAAAACgcaatttttgtataaatatttgattgattcggttgaaaatataaaaaccatATTTGACCATATT ttTATCATCACTTTGATGACAAATATACCTGATTTGATGGtatccatatatataataataagacaaaTGAAATTTGGAACG gcAAGCACATTGGCATACGCGGCTGAGTTCCTCACTACTACAATGTTATTCTTAAAAATGTTTGCGCCAGCTATCGAAGCGGGTTTGTTATCGACGgagatttacaaaataaaagtcattCTCCATGATAAGTTACTGGTTGAGGAAG aattgaatagatttattaattacgtAGAAGTACGTCCattcaaatttaatgttatcaaaatCATTAACTTGGATGCGACGTTTCCCGTCGCGGTCCTTAATCTCTGTAtcacgtatttaattatatctttgcAACTTACACATTtttactaa